DNA from Gemmatimonas sp.:
CGGCGGTGGCGCGTTGCTGCCGCTGACCGGCGCGAGCTGCGCCTGCACGTCTTCCAGGAGGATACTGCCATGTTGCAGGTAGCCGTCGCCGTGGCGCCAGACGGCGCTGCCCACGAGCTTGCCTCCCGCGACGCTCAGTTCGCCGGCCGCGGGGTGGTCGAAACACACAGGCCCGTCGGGCGTCATCGGGACGCCCCCGGCGGAGAACTCCACTGGCAGCCCAAGGGACCGCAGGGCATCACGCAGCACGGTGTTGATGGCGTCATACGCCAGGCGCCAGGAGAGCGGCTGCGGCCACGGCATCGCCACACTGTACGTGAGCTCCCGCGCGTGGAGCAGCGCCCGGCCACCGGTTGGCCGCCGCACGGCAGCCAGCCCCGCGTCGGCGAGCCAGGCGGGGGTGATACGCCCTACCACCCGCTCGTTGCGGCCGAACGAGACGGTCGGCTGCGCCCACCCATACCAGCGCCAGATCCCCTCGCCCGCCCGCACCGTGGCCAGCAGCGCGTCGTCGGTGGCCATGTTGGTCACGCCGTCGTGATCGCCGTCCTCCCACCACTCCCAGTGGCGGGGGAGTCGGGCGTCCGGTCTGGACCCGCTTCCCTGTACCTGCGCCCGGGAACGATCGGGCGCGGCCGACGTTCGGTCGCTGCGCATCGGCGTTAAATTACCGAGGCTGAGGGATATCGCGCAGACATCGGCGCCATGCCGGTGCCGCGCCCCGCACCCGTTCGTATTCCGTCGCCACCACGGACCGGCTCCGAGTGGCGTTGCCCGATTTCTTCCGAGGATGGTCATGGCCCCCCGCACCATCTCGCCCGCGGTCGCCGCGGTCGATTCGTTCATTCCGCGACATGTCGGTCCCAGTGTTCCCGAGCAGCAGCAAATGCTCGCCGCGCTCGGCTACGACTCGCTCGACGCGTTCATCGACGCGGTGGTCCCGGAGCAGATCCGCTTTCGCGGCACGCTGAACACCGGGCCGGAGCGCTCGGAAGCGGAGGTGCTGGCCTCGTTGCGGCAGATCGCAGCCCGGAATCAGGTGTATCGCTCGTTCATCGGCATGGGCTACTACGGCACGCATACGCCCAATGTGATCCTGCGCAACATCATGGAGAATCCCGCCTGGTACACGGCATACACGCCGTACCAGGCCGAGATCGCGCAGGGGCGCCTCGAGGCGCTGCTCAACTACCAGACCATGGTGGTCGATCTCACCGGGCTGGAGATTGCCAACGCCTCGTTGCTCGACGAGGGCACGGCGGCGGCCGAGGCCATGGCGCTGGCCTTCGCTGCCAAGGGGAGTGCGACCAAGAACGTGCTGCTGGTGGCGGCCGACTGCCATCCGCAGACGATTGCCGTGGTGGCTGCGCGGGCCGCGGCGCGCGGGGTGACCGTCGCGGTGGGCGACGCGCGCGAGTTCGTCGTCACCGAGCGCGTCTTCGGCGTGCTGCTGCAATATCCCGGCACGGACGGCGCGATCGTCGACTATCGCGCGCTCACGGAGCAGGTGCATGCGGTGGGGGCCATGGCCATCGTGGCGAGCGACCTGCTCGCGCTCTGCTTGCTGACGCCACCCGGCGAGTGGGGGGCCGACATCGTGGTCGGCAACTCGCAGCGGTTCGGCGTGCCCATGGGCTACGGTGGCCCGCACGCCGCCTTCTTTGCCACGCGCGACGAGTACAAGCGGCTGTTGCCCGGGCGCATCATCGGGCTGTCGCGTGATGTGGAGGGCGCGCCCGCGCTGCGCATGGCACTGCAGACGCGCGAGCAGCACATCCGCCGCGAAAAGGCCACCAGCAACGTGTGCACGGCGCAGGTGCTGCTCTCGGTCATGGCGGGCATGTACGCGGTGTATCACGGCCCGGCCGGCCTCACGCAGATCGCCGAGCGGGTGCATGCGCGCGCGGGCGCCCTGGCGGCGGGGCTCGAGCGCCTGGGCTTTGCCATCACGCACGAGCAGTACTTCGACACCATTCGCGTCGAGGTCGGGGCGCACGGGCAGCAGGACATCCTCGCGGCGGCCGACGCGCATCGTCTCAACCTGCGTGTGCTGGAGCCCGGGACCCTTACCGTGTCGGTCGACGAGACGACGACGGAGCAGGACGTCGCCGACCTCTGGCAGGTGTTCAACTCGGGCGCGGCCGTGGACTTCCGCTACGCCGACGTCGCCGCCGAGGTGGACACGCGCTACGATGAGCGGTTCCGCCGCGTGGCGCCGTTCCTCACGCACCCCACGTTCCACCGGTACCACAGCGAAACCGAAATGCTGCGGTACATGTACGCGCTGCAGGCCAGGGATTTCTCCCTCGTGCACGGCATGATCCCGCTGGGGTCGTGCACCATGAAGCTCAACGCCACCGCCGAGATGATTCCGGTCACGTGGCCGGAGTTCGGGCAGCTGCACCCGTTCGCGCCGCGCACCCAGGCCGAAGGGTACGCGCAGCTGTTCCGTGAGCTCGAGCACGACCTCGCCGAAGTGACCGGGTTCGCCGGGGTCTCGCTGCAGCCCAATGCGGGTTCGCAGGGTGAGTACGCGGGGCTGCTCGTCATTCGCGCCTACCACGCGGCGCGCGGCGAGGCGCACCGCACGGTGTGTCTCATTCCGCAGTCCGCGCACGGCACGAACCCGGCCTCGGCGGTCATGGCAGGCTTCGGCGTCGTCGTGGTGAAGACCGATGCCGACGGCAACATCGACGTGGATGATTTGCGCGCCAAGGCCGAACAGCATTCGGCCAACCTCGGCGCGCTCATGGTGACCTACCCGAGCACGCACGGCGTGTTCGAGGCGCGCATCAAGGAGATCACGGCCATCATCCACGAGCACGGTGGCCAGGTGTACATGGACGGCGCGAACATGAACGCCATGGTCGGGGTGTCGCGTCCGGGTGATCTGGGTGCCGATGTGTGTCACCTGAATCTGCACAAGACCTTCTGCATCCCGCACGGCGGCGGTGGCCCCGGCATGGGGCCCATTGGCGTGGCCGCGCAGCTGGTCCCGTTCCTCCCCACCCATCCCGTGATCGCCTCGCACGACGTGAGCACGGCCATCGGCCCGGTATCTGCGGCGCCGTGGGGGAGCGCAAGCATTCTCCCCATCTCGTACGTCTACATCAAGATGATGGGTGGCGACGGGCTGGCGTATGCCACCAAGGTGGCCATCCTCAACGCCAACTACATCGCCAGGCAGCTCGAGCAACACTATCCCGTGCTGTACCGTGGGCAGAACGGACTCGTGGCGCACGAGTGCATTCTGGATACGCGTTCGCTCAAGGGTGCGGCCGGCATCGAGGCGGAGGATCTGGCCAAGCGGCTCATGGACTACGGCTTCCATGCGCCCACGCTCTCTTTCCCGGTGGCCGGCACGCTCATGGTCGAGCCCACGGAAAGCGAAAGCAAGGCCGAACTCGATCGCTTCATCGAGGCCATGATCGGCATGCGCGAGGAAATCGCGGCCATCGAGCGCGGTGAGGCCGATCGTGAGGACAACGTGCTCAAGAACGCGCCGCACACGGCAACGCACTGCACGGCGGATGCGTGGGCGCACCCGTACACGCGTCAGCAGGCGGCGTATCCCACGGCGTGGACCCGCGAGCGCAAGTTCTGGCCCACCGTACGTCGCGTGGAAAGCGCCTTTGGCGATCGCAACCTGGTGTGCGCCTGTCCGCCCATCGAGGAGTACGCGCCGGCGTCGGCGTGAGCAGCGCTGCTGGCGGTCCCGCGCCAGCAACGCCCGAGGGCCCCGGAGCATGACGCTCCGGGGCCCTCGTGGCGCATGGTGGGGCGGTTATTCGCCGAGCTGTGCGCGGTAGGCGTCGGGCGACATGAGCCCCGCGTCGCCGCCAGCGGTCATGCGCACCTTGATCATCCAGCCATCGCCGTACGGGTCGGTGTTGATGAGCGCGGGCTCGCCGTCGAGGCGCCCATTCACCTCGAGCACTTCCCCGGCCACCGGCATGAAGAGCTCCGACACGGCCTTCACCGCCTCGACCGTCCCGAACACGTCGTGCGAACCGTAGGTGGCGCCCACCTTGGGAAGCTCCACGTACACGATGTCGCCCAGCTCACCCTGCGCATAGTCGGTGATGCCGATGAACACCACGTCGGATTCCGACGTGGCACGGACGTATTCATGCTCCTTGGTATAGCGCAGGTCGGCGGGGATATTCGACACGAATGGCTCCGGAAGGGAAGGAAGAACCGAACCCGGGAAGTATCCGCCCCGGGACCCGGAAGGGGAAGCGGTTTGCTACAACGGGTTTGCTTCCCGCTGCGCGGCGCGGGCCTCGATCTGCGTCCACAGCGCCTGAACATCGGCGGCCAATGCGTCTCGGTCGCCGCTGTTGTCGATGACCCAGGTGGACCCGGTCCGCTTGCGTGCCGATGGCCACTGCGCATCGATCATGGCCTGCCCCTCCTCGGCGCCCAGGCCACGATCGCGCACGAGGCGGGCGAGGCGTACGGGCTCTGGCGCATCCACGAGAATGACCGCATCGAAGGCGTGCTCGAGTCCCACCTCGAACAGCAGCGGAATGTCCGACACCACGATGCGGTCCCCGCGGGCGTGAGCGGCCGCTACCGCCTCCTCACGCAGCTGTCGCACCGCCGGATGCACGATGGCGTTGAGCGCGTCGCGGGCCACTGCGTCCCGGAACACCCGGGCGCGCAGGGCGGCGCGGTCGAGCGACCCGTCGTGTGCCAGCACGCCGGGTCCGAAGCGTTCCACCACGGCTTCGAGCCCCGGGGTGCCGGGGGCCACCGCGGCCCGGGCC
Protein-coding regions in this window:
- the gcvP gene encoding aminomethyl-transferring glycine dehydrogenase, with translation MVMAPRTISPAVAAVDSFIPRHVGPSVPEQQQMLAALGYDSLDAFIDAVVPEQIRFRGTLNTGPERSEAEVLASLRQIAARNQVYRSFIGMGYYGTHTPNVILRNIMENPAWYTAYTPYQAEIAQGRLEALLNYQTMVVDLTGLEIANASLLDEGTAAAEAMALAFAAKGSATKNVLLVAADCHPQTIAVVAARAAARGVTVAVGDAREFVVTERVFGVLLQYPGTDGAIVDYRALTEQVHAVGAMAIVASDLLALCLLTPPGEWGADIVVGNSQRFGVPMGYGGPHAAFFATRDEYKRLLPGRIIGLSRDVEGAPALRMALQTREQHIRREKATSNVCTAQVLLSVMAGMYAVYHGPAGLTQIAERVHARAGALAAGLERLGFAITHEQYFDTIRVEVGAHGQQDILAAADAHRLNLRVLEPGTLTVSVDETTTEQDVADLWQVFNSGAAVDFRYADVAAEVDTRYDERFRRVAPFLTHPTFHRYHSETEMLRYMYALQARDFSLVHGMIPLGSCTMKLNATAEMIPVTWPEFGQLHPFAPRTQAEGYAQLFRELEHDLAEVTGFAGVSLQPNAGSQGEYAGLLVIRAYHAARGEAHRTVCLIPQSAHGTNPASAVMAGFGVVVVKTDADGNIDVDDLRAKAEQHSANLGALMVTYPSTHGVFEARIKEITAIIHEHGGQVYMDGANMNAMVGVSRPGDLGADVCHLNLHKTFCIPHGGGGPGMGPIGVAAQLVPFLPTHPVIASHDVSTAIGPVSAAPWGSASILPISYVYIKMMGGDGLAYATKVAILNANYIARQLEQHYPVLYRGQNGLVAHECILDTRSLKGAAGIEAEDLAKRLMDYGFHAPTLSFPVAGTLMVEPTESESKAELDRFIEAMIGMREEIAAIERGEADREDNVLKNAPHTATHCTADAWAHPYTRQQAAYPTAWTRERKFWPTVRRVESAFGDRNLVCACPPIEEYAPASA
- the gcvH gene encoding glycine cleavage system protein GcvH produces the protein MSNIPADLRYTKEHEYVRATSESDVVFIGITDYAQGELGDIVYVELPKVGATYGSHDVFGTVEAVKAVSELFMPVAGEVLEVNGRLDGEPALINTDPYGDGWMIKVRMTAGGDAGLMSPDAYRAQLGE
- the coaE gene encoding dephospho-CoA kinase; this translates as MLHVALTGNIASGKSTVATLLAAHGATIIDADELARAAVAPGTPGLEAVVERFGPGVLAHDGSLDRAALRARVFRDAVARDALNAIVHPAVRQLREEAVAAAHARGDRIVVSDIPLLFEVGLEHAFDAVILVDAPEPVRLARLVRDRGLGAEEGQAMIDAQWPSARKRTGSTWVIDNSGDRDALAADVQALWTQIEARAAQREANPL